TGCAGGGCCTTGCAGTAGTGCCCCTGTTCGCCGGTTTCGACACCAGCGCAGGCGTTGGTAAGCTGTTTTCCTATGACGTCACCGGCGGCAGGTACGAGGAACACGAACACCACACCGTCGGCTCCGGATCCGTCTTCGCGCGCGGTGCACTGAAGAAGCTTTGGCGGCCCAATCTCACGGCCGAGCAGGCCCTTTCCGTTGCGGTCGAATCACTGTATGACGCTGCCGACGACGATTCCGCCACGGGCGGCCCCGACACGGTCCGGCAGTTGTGGCCGGTGGTCTACACGGTGGACAGGACAGGGGCCCGGCGGGTGCCCGAGCCGGAACTCGCGGCTGCGTCGCGCGGCGTAATCGAAGCACGCACCATCGCCGGACGGGAGGCCTGAGATGACCCAGCAGTTTTATGTCTCACCCGAACAACTGATGAAGGACCGCGCGGATTTCGCGCGGAAAGGCATCGCCCGCGGCCGCTCAGTGGTTGTCATCAGCTGCGCCGACGGCATCGCCCTCGTAGCCGAGAACCCTTCGCCGTCCCTGCACAAGATCGGCGAGATCTACGACAAAATCGCGTTCGCCGCCGTCGGCAAGTACAACGAATTCGAGAGCCTCCGCCAGGCCGGCGTCCGCTACGCCGACGTCCGCGGATACTCGTACGACCGCGAGGACGTGACCGCCCGTGGCCTGGCCAGTGTGTACGCCCAAAGCCTGGGGGCTGTCTTCACCGCCGAGCAGAAGCCCTTCGAAGTGGAACTCGCGGTTGCCGAAGTAGGTTCCTCGCAGGCCGAAGACCACCTCTACCGGCTGACGTTCGACGGCTCGATCGCCGACGAGCATAGCTTTGTCGTCATGGGTGGACAGGCTGAGAAAGTGTCATCGGCCATCGACGCAGGATGGCAGGCCTCGCTGGGCTTCGCCGACGCTGTCCGGCTGGCACTCAAGGGACTGACGCCCGTCAAGGAGGGCGAGCAGCCCGCGGCGCCGTTGCCGCCAGGTGCCTTGGAAGTGGCCGTCCTGGACCGGCTTTCCGAAAGCTCCCGCGGCACCCGGCGTGCCTTCCGCAGGCTGAACGACGCGGACATCACAGCACTGCTGGCCTAGGAGGACCACATGGACAAGAGAATCTTCGGCATCGAAACCGAGTTTGGGATCTCCTACTCGAGCCCGGACTCGAGGCCTCTTGCCCCGGAGGAGGTGGCGCGGTACCTGTTCCGGAAGGTGGTCAGCTGGGGGCGTTCCTCCAATGTGTTCCTCACCAACGGTTCCCGGCTGTACCTCGACGTCGGCTCCCACCCCGAGTACGCCACGGCGGAGTGCGACGACCTTGCGCAGCTGATCGCCCACGACCGTGCCGGCGAACTCATCCTTGACGATCTGGTGGACGAGGCCCAGGCGCGCCTTGCCGCTGAAGGCTTCAACGGCACCGTGTACCTGTTCAAGAACAACACCGATTCCGCGGGCAACTCGTACGGCAGCCATGAGAACTACTTGATTCCGCGCCGCGGGGAATTTTCCCGCCTGGCCGAAATCCTGATTCCGTTCCTGGTCACCCGGCAACTCATCGCCGGCGCAGGAAAGATCCTGAAGACGCCACACGGCGCCACCTATGCCTTTTCCCAGCGGGCCGACCACATCTGGGAAGGCGTCTCTTCCGCCACCACCCGTTCCCGGCCCATCATCAACACCCGGGACGAGCCGCATGCCGACGCCGAGTTCTACCGGCGGCTGCATGTCATCGTGGGGGACTCGAACATGTCCGAGGCCACTGCGCTGATGAAGGTCGGCACCGTGGACCTGGTCCTCCGGATGATCGAGGCCGGGGTGATCATGCGGGACATGCGGATGGAAAACCCCATCCGCAGCATCCGGGAAATCTCCCATGACCTCAGCGGCCGCGCGCTGGTCCGCCTGGCCAACGGACGGCAGCTCACCGCACTTGAAATCCAGCAGGAGTACCTGACCAAGGTGACCGCCTTCGTGAAGGAGCATGGCGCCCACAACCCGCACGTTCCCGTGATTCTGGATCTGTGGGAACGGACGCTCCATGCGATCGAATCCGGCGACACCCGGGGGATCGACACTGAAATCGACTGGGCCATCAAGAAGAAACTGATGGACAACTACCGCGAACGCCACGGCCTGGGCCTGGAGGCACCGCGGATCGCCCAGCTTGATCTGACCTACCACGACATTTCGCGCAGCCGGGGGCTTTTCTATCTCCTGCAGTCCCGGGGTGCGGTGCGCCGGATTGTCGACGACACCGTTATCAAGGGTGCGGTGGACGCGCCGCCACAGACCACCCGCGCCAAACTGCGCGGTGACTTTGTCCGGCGGGCGCAGGAACTGGGGCGGGACTACACCGTGGACTGGGTACACCTGAAACTCAACGACCGCGCCCACCAGACAATCCTGTGCAAGGACCCCTTCCGCAGCGTCGACGAGCGGGTGGATGCGCTGCTGGACTCTATGGGCTGACGTCCAGCTTCAGGGTCTATTCTGGATAAGGTCCCTTTTAAGGGGGCCTTCCACGGCACTGTCCGCCGCCTGGCGGAAAGCCGTCTCCACCCTGCCCCGACGAAAGTTTTACTACGTGCGCCGACTACTAGCAATCCTCCTTCCCGGCCTGCTGCTCCTGACCGCCTGCGGAGGTACAGCCTCGCAGCCCGAGCCGAGCAGCCAGTCCGCCGGGGAGACTGCAAAGTTCGACTCCCTCAAGCTGACCGACAACGGGGACAAGAAGGCCCCGGGTGTGGATTTTGACAAGCCCCTGGCCGTTTCCCAGCCGACCATCAAAGTGGTCTCCGAAGGCAGCGGCGACGCCGTCAAGGCAAATCAGGTAGCCAAGATCTCCATCCTGGCCCTGAACGGTACGGACGGTTCCCAGCTGGAGGATACCTTCCCCAATGAGCCTGAAAGCCTTGAGCTGAACGATGAGCTCAAAACCGGCAGCGCCGTCATCTACAACGCTTTCGTGGGCGCCAAAGTAGGATCCAGCCTGGCCCTGGCCGTCCCCGGCCAGCAGAGTGGACCTTCGGCAAGCCCCAGCCCCTCCGACGGAGCCACCCCCAGCCCCAGTGCCGCTGCCGCACCCACGCAGCTGCTGATCATCAAGGTACTTTCCGCCTCGGACCCCACTCCCGTCCTGGACAAGCCGCAGGGCGATGCTGTGACGCCGCCGCCTGCCGACTGTGACGGAAAAAGACGGCGTACCTGAAATCAACGTTGCAGGTGCGCCCGCCCCCACGGCACTCGTGTCGCAGGACCTGATCAAGGGCACGGGCGCCACCGTCAAGGAATCCGACACGCTGACTGTGAACTACGTTGGCGTCAACCTCTCCGACGGCACCAAGTTCGATTCCAGCTTCGACCGCGGCCAGCCCGCCACCTTCCCGCTCTCGGGCGTCATCAAGGGTTGGACCCAGGGCCTCGCGGGTAAGACCGTGGGCTCCCGCGTCCTGCTGGTCATCCCCAAGGACCTGGCCTACGGAGACGCCGGCCAGGGCCAGGCGAAGGGCGACCTGGTCTTCGTAGTGGACATCCTCGGGGTCAAGTAGCAAGACTTACAGGGACGCCGCGTTCTTCGCGGCACCCATCACCACTCACTCAATAGGAGCAAGCATGTCGTTTGGACAGCGGGAATTCGACCGCCAGAAGCCCGAGATCGACTTCCCGGAAGGCGACGTCCCCACGGAACTCGTCATCACGGACCTCATCGAGGGTGACGGCAAGGAAGCCAAGGCTGGGGACACCGTCTCCACCCACTACGTCGGCGTTGCCTGGTCCACAGGCGAAGAATTCGACGCTTCCTGGGGCCGCGGCGCACCGCTGGACTTCCGGGTCGGCGTCGGCCAGGTCATCCAGGGCTGGGACCAGGGCCTCCTGGGCATGAAGGTCGGCGGCCGCCGCCGCCTGGAGATTCCCTCCGAGCTGGCCTACGGCTCGCGCGGTGCCGGCGGAGCCATTGCCCCCAACGAGGCACTGATCTTCGTCGTGGACCTCGTCGCCGTCCGCTGACGACGTCCGGGGACACAATTCAGGTACGCAGTCCCCAAATCAACGCAGTACCCAGGTAGTGCAACTGGAAGCGCGGCAGCACGGAGGATACTTCTCCCGTGCTGCCGCGCTTTCTGCTTTCACCCGGGGAGTTTAGTAACGTAACCAAGGTGTCCGTATCCCGCACTGAACGACTCCTCAACCTGCTCATTGCCTTGCTGAACACCCGCTACGGGTTGCGCCGCAGCGAGCTGCGCGAGAAGGTCTACCACGACACCTCCGGCAATGACGTCGCCTTCGGGCGGATGTTCGAGCGGGACAAGAACGACCTGAGGGCCATGGGGTTCGAGGTGGAAACCCTGACGGACCTGGGCTGGAGCGAGGATGACCCAGCCACCACCAGGTACCGCATCGGCAAGGAGTCCAGCCGCCTCCCGGACGTCCAGCTGGGGCCGGAAGAGTGGACGGTCCTCCTGCTTGCTTCCCAACTTTGGGAGCGCGCCGCATTGGGGACAGCTGCCCAAAGCGCACTCCGCAAACTCCAGGCATCGGGAAGGCTGGCCGAGGTGGAACTCCCGGCAGGCGTCCAGCCACGCATCAAACCGGCCGGTCAGGCCTTCGACGACATCGTTGCAGCCATGCATGCCCGCCATCCCGTGAGCTTCACATACCTGGCCGGAAGCACCGGCAAGGAGGAGGAACGGTCTGTAGAGCCTTGGGGGTTGGGCAGCCGGTTCGGCCAGTGGTACCTCATGGGCTACGACCGGGGCCGAAACGCAGCCAGGCACTTCCGCCTGTCCCGCTTCACGAGCGCCGTCACAACCCTCAGCAGGGAGCAGTACGTCCCGCCCGCCAACTTCAGCATCCGCGCTGAACTGGACAGGTTGCCTGAACTGCCGCTGCGCACCGCCGTCGTGGATGTCAGGCAGGGGCGTCTGCTGGCGCTGCGCAGCCGGGCCGTTGAAGGCGCGCACCACCAGGCGCCCGGCCGGCCTGCCGACGGCGACGACCGGGTGGTCGTGGAATACCGTGATCCGGAGGTCCTCGCCGAAGAGTTGGCCAGCTATGGACCCGATGCCCTGGCAGTGGAGCCCGCGGAGCTGGTGGGAGCGGTGCGGCGCCGGCTGCAGGCCGCTGCCCGCTTCAGCGCTTCGCCTGTCCCCGTCTACTCGTTCCCTGATGCCCGGGCGCGGACGGCCCGGAAGGGAACCTCGGAGGACCAGCTCAAGCGCATGCTGCAGTTGGTCCCATTCCTGGTCCATAACCAGGGCCTGCACATCCAGGACGTGGCAAAGCACTTTGGCGTCACCCGGGACGAGCTGGAGGCAGACCTCCGGATCCTCATTTGCTCCGGATTGCCCGAGGGGTATCCGGATGACCTGCTCGATATCCAGTGGGAGGATGACCACGTCTTCATCACCCAGGACCTTGACCTGAAGAAGCCGGTCCGGTTTACGGTGGCGGAGGCTTGTGCCCTGCTGACCGGACTTGAGACGCTCAATGGGCTGCCGGACCTGCCGGGCGGAGGCGCCCTGGAATCGGTCACGTTGAAGCTGCTGGCCGCGGCGGGGGAGGAAGGACTCCGTGCTGCCTCCATCGCCGGGCCGCAGGTGGCTCCCGCGGACGCCGCGACCCACGCCACGGTCCGCCAGGCCATCGGGACCGGCGCGCAACTCCACCTGACCTACCTCTCACCCCAGCGTGACGCGGTCATCGAGCGCGACGTAGACCCGCTGCGGCTGTACTCCCTGGACAACACCTGGTACTTCGAAGCCTGGTGCCATCTGGTGGACGGGCTCCGGAATTTCCGGCTGGACCGGGTCCAGGACGTGCGGCCCAACGGCCGGGCCGCCACGGTGCACGGGCCGCCCGAAGGCGGGGTTCCCGCCAAACTTTTCACTGCGAACGACGACGACACAACAGTCACTGTCCAGCTCACCCGGCAGGGGAGGGGGCTGGCGGATGACTATTACGCGGAGCGCACCGCAGAGTTGCCCGACGGCGGGCTGGTGGCCCAGCTCACGTTCGGCAACACCGCGTGGCTGCCGATGTTCGTGGCCCAGCACGGCGGTTCGGCCCGGATCCTGGCTCCTGCCGGGCTGGCTGACGCCGCGCGGGACTGGCTTGCGGCATCGCTGGACAGGTACGCCGGATAGACTTCTCAGCATGCCTTGGTGGTCCTGGATTCTCATATGGGTGGCGCTCGTTGCAGTGTCCCTGCTGTTCTATGTCCTGCTGGGCATCCGTCTGTTCCGCCAGTTCATGGCGACCGTCAAGGACCTCAGTGCTGCCGGTGAAAAGCTGGGGCACCTGAATCCCGTCGAAGCGCAGGAATCCGCGGACCAGGAACGGCCGCTTCCGGGTTCCGCCGTTTTTGCCTCACCCGCCGTGATGCGACATGATTACGAGGCATCCAAATCGGCCCGGCGCGAAGACCGCCGCCGCCGGCGAGTGCAGCGCAAAAAGGACCGGGGCCAGCCGCAGGCGCTCGGAGATCTCGACTTCACATAGAAGTAGGATGTATTTAGAGGAAAGGATTTCCCGTGGGAAGACTCTTTGATGGCCCCTGGCCGATCGTAATCATTATCGTCGTTGCTTTGCTTCTCTTCGCCGCCCCCAAGCTTCCGGCCATGGCCCGCAGCCTGGGACAGTCAATGCGGATCATCAAGTCCGAGGTCAAGGAAATGAAGAACGACGGCAAAGCCGAGTCCACCGAGGCCACCGGCCCGGTGGAAGGCACCATCGTGAACCACCCCAAGGCGAAGCCCGGTGAGCCGACAGACGGCACTGACGTTCCGCCGTCGACCCGCGCCTGACCTCCCGTGGCACTGTCGCGGGCCCGTAAAGCCAATCCCGAGGGGCGGATGTCCCTTTGGGAGCACCTCAAGGAGCTGAAGAACCGGCTGATCAAGTCGGCTATCGGCGTCGTCATCGGCGGTATTGGGGGCTGGATACTTTACGATCCGCTGTTGAAGGCACTGGCCGAACCGGTAAACCGGATTTCGAGTGAGACCGGGGGCCTTGCGGCCATCAACTTCGGAACCATCGCGTCGCCTTTTGACTTCAAGCTGCAGATGTCGCTCCTCATCGGGGCGGTCATCTCCAGCCCCATCTGGATCTACCAGCTCTGGGCGTTCATCACGCCCGGTCTGACGTCCAAGGAACGCCGCTACACCCTGGGCTACATGGCCGCTGCCATCCCCCTGTTCCTTGCCGGAATCTGGGTAGGGTGGCTGGTGGTGCCCCAGGTGGTTCACGCCTTGACCCAGTTCACTCCGGAGGGGTCCTCCAGCGTCATCGACGCCCGGACCTACATTGAATTCGTCACCCGCATGGTGCTGATGCTGGGCCTGGCCTTCCTGGTCCCCGTGGTGCTGGTTGGCATCAACATGGCGGGCATCGTTTCGGGCCGCACCATCCTGAAGGCCTGGCGCATCACCGTCTTCCTGGTGTTTGTCCTGGCAGCAATCGCAGCGCCGGGTGCTGATGCCATTTCGATGTTCATGCTGGCCGGACCGCTGTTGGCGCTCTTCTTTGCAGCGATTGGCATTTGCATCATGAACGACAAACGCCGCGAACGCCGGCAGGCCCGGCAGGTCGAAGAGACCGAGGCCACAGCCGATATCGCCACCCCCGGCAGTGAACTCAAGAAGCTGTAGCGTGCCGCTAGGCTTGGGGTATGTCCTCCACCACCGGACCCTTCTCCACCGGCCCCGTCGATCCTGAAGAACTTTCTCCAGCCGAGAGATACCGTGCCAGCGCCGAGCGCCGGGCAGAGGCGGCCACGTATCTTGGGTCCTTTATCCGGACCCTCGAGTTCGAACTTGACGACTTTCAACGGCAGGCGTGCCGTTCGCTTCAGGAAGGCAGGGGAGTCCTGGTGGCGGCCCCGACCGGAGCCGGGAAGACCATCGTGGGGGAGTTCGCCATCTACCTCGCCCTGCAGCGGGGCCTGAAGGCCTTTTACACCACCCCCATCAAAGCCCTCAGCAACCAGAAATTCACTGAACTCAGCGAAAAGTACGGTGCAGAGAATGTGGGCCTCCTGACCGGCGACACCAGCATCAACGGCGACGCGCAGGTGGTGGTGATGACCACCGAAGTCCTACGGAACATGCTGTACGCGGATTCTGCCACGTTGGAGGACCTCGGCTACGTGGTCATGGACGAGGTCCACTACCTCGCCGACCGGTTCCGCGGGGCAGTGTGGGAGGAAGTCATCATCCATCTGCCCAGCGAGGTCCAGGTCGCCTCGCTCAGTGCAACCGTCTCCAACGCCGAGGAGTTCGGCGCCTGGCTGGACACCGTCCGCGGGGACACGGACATCATCGTCTCCGAGCACCGGCCGGTGCCGCTGTGGCAGCACGTCATGGTGGGCCGGCAGATCATGGACCTGTTCGCCGGAGAGACCACCTTCGACGAGATCGCCCCGCCCGTCGAGGAAGAGGGCCGGCAGCCTGCCGCGACCGGCAAACCCGTTGACACCGCCAAGGGCCGCGGCTTCGACGTCAACCCGGACCTCCTCACTGTTGCCCGCAGCGAAAGCCAGCAGAGCTTCCGCAGCCGCCCCGGCGCCGGACGCCGCGGCCAGCGTGGCCGCAACGGTTATGACCGCCCGGGCAGGAGCGAACAAACGGGGGTCCGCCCCGCCAGCCGTCCGCAGGTGATCGCCAGCCTGGACCGGATGGACCTGTTGCCTGCCATCACCTTCATCTTCTCCCGTGCCGGCTGTGAAGCGGCCGTGGCGCAGTGCGTTGGTTCGGGCCTGTGGCTCACCACGGAAAAGGAGCAGCGGATCATCGCCCAGCGGGTGGACGAGGCCGGGCAGGACATCCCGCCGGACGACCTCGACGTCCTGGGTTTTTGGACGTGGCGGGACGGCCTGCTCCGGGGTTTCGCAGCCCACCATGCCGGCATGCTGCCCACCTTCAAGGAAGTGGTGGAGAAACTCTTCGCCGACGGCCTGGTCAAGGCGGTTTTCGCCACTGAGACCCTCGCCTTGGGTGTCAACATGCCCGCCCGCTCAGTTGTCCTGGAAAAGCTGGACAAGTTCAACGGCGAAGCCCACGTGGACATCACCGCGGGCGAATACACCCAGCTCACCGGCCGCGCCGGGCGGCGCGGCATCGACGTCGAGGGCCACGCCGTAGTGCTGTGGCAGCCGGGGACGGACCCGACGGCGGTGGCAGGCCTGGCGTCGCGGCGGACCTATCCGCTGAACTCCAGTTTCCGGCC
This region of Arthrobacter sp. DNA4 genomic DNA includes:
- the prcA gene encoding proteasome subunit alpha, producing the protein MTQQFYVSPEQLMKDRADFARKGIARGRSVVVISCADGIALVAENPSPSLHKIGEIYDKIAFAAVGKYNEFESLRQAGVRYADVRGYSYDREDVTARGLASVYAQSLGAVFTAEQKPFEVELAVAEVGSSQAEDHLYRLTFDGSIADEHSFVVMGGQAEKVSSAIDAGWQASLGFADAVRLALKGLTPVKEGEQPAAPLPPGALEVAVLDRLSESSRGTRRAFRRLNDADITALLA
- the pafA gene encoding Pup--protein ligase, producing MDKRIFGIETEFGISYSSPDSRPLAPEEVARYLFRKVVSWGRSSNVFLTNGSRLYLDVGSHPEYATAECDDLAQLIAHDRAGELILDDLVDEAQARLAAEGFNGTVYLFKNNTDSAGNSYGSHENYLIPRRGEFSRLAEILIPFLVTRQLIAGAGKILKTPHGATYAFSQRADHIWEGVSSATTRSRPIINTRDEPHADAEFYRRLHVIVGDSNMSEATALMKVGTVDLVLRMIEAGVIMRDMRMENPIRSIREISHDLSGRALVRLANGRQLTALEIQQEYLTKVTAFVKEHGAHNPHVPVILDLWERTLHAIESGDTRGIDTEIDWAIKKKLMDNYRERHGLGLEAPRIAQLDLTYHDISRSRGLFYLLQSRGAVRRIVDDTVIKGAVDAPPQTTRAKLRGDFVRRAQELGRDYTVDWVHLKLNDRAHQTILCKDPFRSVDERVDALLDSMG
- a CDS encoding FKBP-type peptidyl-prolyl cis-trans isomerase; this encodes MSFGQREFDRQKPEIDFPEGDVPTELVITDLIEGDGKEAKAGDTVSTHYVGVAWSTGEEFDASWGRGAPLDFRVGVGQVIQGWDQGLLGMKVGGRRRLEIPSELAYGSRGAGGAIAPNEALIFVVDLVAVR
- a CDS encoding YafY family protein, producing MSVSRTERLLNLLIALLNTRYGLRRSELREKVYHDTSGNDVAFGRMFERDKNDLRAMGFEVETLTDLGWSEDDPATTRYRIGKESSRLPDVQLGPEEWTVLLLASQLWERAALGTAAQSALRKLQASGRLAEVELPAGVQPRIKPAGQAFDDIVAAMHARHPVSFTYLAGSTGKEEERSVEPWGLGSRFGQWYLMGYDRGRNAARHFRLSRFTSAVTTLSREQYVPPANFSIRAELDRLPELPLRTAVVDVRQGRLLALRSRAVEGAHHQAPGRPADGDDRVVVEYRDPEVLAEELASYGPDALAVEPAELVGAVRRRLQAAARFSASPVPVYSFPDARARTARKGTSEDQLKRMLQLVPFLVHNQGLHIQDVAKHFGVTRDELEADLRILICSGLPEGYPDDLLDIQWEDDHVFITQDLDLKKPVRFTVAEACALLTGLETLNGLPDLPGGGALESVTLKLLAAAGEEGLRAASIAGPQVAPADAATHATVRQAIGTGAQLHLTYLSPQRDAVIERDVDPLRLYSLDNTWYFEAWCHLVDGLRNFRLDRVQDVRPNGRAATVHGPPEGGVPAKLFTANDDDTTVTVQLTRQGRGLADDYYAERTAELPDGGLVAQLTFGNTAWLPMFVAQHGGSARILAPAGLADAARDWLAASLDRYAG
- the tatA gene encoding Sec-independent protein translocase subunit TatA; its protein translation is MGRLFDGPWPIVIIIVVALLLFAAPKLPAMARSLGQSMRIIKSEVKEMKNDGKAESTEATGPVEGTIVNHPKAKPGEPTDGTDVPPSTRA
- the tatC gene encoding twin-arginine translocase subunit TatC, whose amino-acid sequence is MSLWEHLKELKNRLIKSAIGVVIGGIGGWILYDPLLKALAEPVNRISSETGGLAAINFGTIASPFDFKLQMSLLIGAVISSPIWIYQLWAFITPGLTSKERRYTLGYMAAAIPLFLAGIWVGWLVVPQVVHALTQFTPEGSSSVIDARTYIEFVTRMVLMLGLAFLVPVVLVGINMAGIVSGRTILKAWRITVFLVFVLAAIAAPGADAISMFMLAGPLLALFFAAIGICIMNDKRRERRQARQVEETEATADIATPGSELKKL
- a CDS encoding RNA helicase, with translation MSSTTGPFSTGPVDPEELSPAERYRASAERRAEAATYLGSFIRTLEFELDDFQRQACRSLQEGRGVLVAAPTGAGKTIVGEFAIYLALQRGLKAFYTTPIKALSNQKFTELSEKYGAENVGLLTGDTSINGDAQVVVMTTEVLRNMLYADSATLEDLGYVVMDEVHYLADRFRGAVWEEVIIHLPSEVQVASLSATVSNAEEFGAWLDTVRGDTDIIVSEHRPVPLWQHVMVGRQIMDLFAGETTFDEIAPPVEEEGRQPAATGKPVDTAKGRGFDVNPDLLTVARSESQQSFRSRPGAGRRGQRGRNGYDRPGRSEQTGVRPASRPQVIASLDRMDLLPAITFIFSRAGCEAAVAQCVGSGLWLTTEKEQRIIAQRVDEAGQDIPPDDLDVLGFWTWRDGLLRGFAAHHAGMLPTFKEVVEKLFADGLVKAVFATETLALGVNMPARSVVLEKLDKFNGEAHVDITAGEYTQLTGRAGRRGIDVEGHAVVLWQPGTDPTAVAGLASRRTYPLNSSFRPTYNMSINLLAQFGRARAREILESSFAQFQADRSVVGLARQVRSREESLAGYAKSMTCHLGDFTEYARLRRELSDAESATSRTKSRVQKSLSDDSLARLLPGDVVNVPGGRAPGPAVVLSSDHSSREPRPAVLTLDNQLRRIGTDDLEGPIAPVTRIRIPKSFNAKVPKSRRDLASSARNALRENRPPAPGQNRNHDFGRGAAFPNQERRIAELRRALKAHPCHGCSEREDHARWSERWWKLRRETDGLVRQIQGRTNTIAKTFDRVCDVLSAYGYLEDTGDGRLNISPDGQRLRRIYGEKDLLISQSLRLGAFDDLDAAEVAALASVLVYQAKREDRGLRPRMPSVSLESSVDVVVKEWSVLEDVEEENKLPLTGEPELGLVWPLYKWARGRHLQDVLSGTDLAAGDFVRWVKQVVDLLDQLAKIPGLDPRLARLCAEAINLIRRGVVAYSSVL